The Methanosarcinales archaeon region ACAGCTACGGGCATCAATGATCTCAACTGATGAGGAACTACACACACCAGGCTATGGTGTTTTCATGTTGAGTGGAATGTTTGGGTGGATCAAGGCAGTTCCAGCCCTTACGCCAACAACAGAAGAAAAATCAGAATACACAGAAATCAGATCCACAATAGAAGTTTCTAAGATCCAACCGGAAAACTACAATGGTGTCGTGAATGTATTGGCGAATATGGTTGTCTGCTGTATAGGAGGGAGCTTATGAGGGACCAGAAAATAACCTCTGATCACCTCCGTAAGGCAGCGTATCTCTATGTCCGCCAGTCATCCATGAAACAGGTGATCGAAAACCAAGAGAGTACACAACGGCAATACGCCCTTAAGAACAGGGCTCTAGCTCTTGGTTGGAAGTTAGATCAGATTATTGTGATTGATGAGGACCTTGGTCTGTCCGGTACCAGTGTGCAGGATCGGAAGGGATTTCAGCGCCTTGTAGCTGAGGTGGGATTGGCGAATGTAGGACTGGTCATGGGGCTGGAAGTATCGCGATTAGCACGAAACAACACCGACTGGCATCACTTACTGGAAATCTGTGCTCTGACGGATACACTTTTACTCGATGAAGACGGATTGTACGATCCTGGATTCTTCAATGACAGATTACTATTGGGATTGAAGGGCGCAATGAGCGAAGCAGAGATCCACTTCCTGCGAGCGAGATTACAGGGAGGTATACTCAACAAAGCAAAGCGCGGTGAGTTGAAGATGCGCCTACCAGTGGGATTTGTTTACGATGATTCGGGGAAAACAGTCATTGATCCCAACAGACAGGTTAAAGAAGCAGTGGAACACCTGTTCTCCATTTTTAAGCGGACCGGAAGTGCCTATGCCGTGGTCAAACATTTTCGTGAGAATGGTTTGAAATTCCCGGCACATGTGCGGAGCGGTCCCCATGAAGATGAGATCGTCTGGAAACCCCTGTATCATTATAGGGTGCTGCAGGTGCTCCATAATCCCCGTTATACCGGCACTTTCGTCTTTGGCCAGACCAAGACAAGGAAGAATCCCATAGATGGGAAGACTAGGACCCAGAATATTCCACCGGATCAGTGGAAAGTCATTATTCCAGAAGTTTTTGAAGGTTATATCTCCTGGGAACAGTATCAAAATAATCAGAAGCAACTTGCAAACAATGCTGCAGCCCACAATAAGGACCAACGCCGCAGCCCACCCGGATCGGGTCCTGCTTTAATTCAGGGGATGGTATTATGTGGTAAGTGTGGGCAGCGGATGACTGTCCGTTACCATACACGAAACGGCGAGTTGGTACCTGACTATGTATGTCAACGACAGGGGATCGAAACTGCAACAAGGCAATGTCAGTTCGTTCAGGGTGAGCCTGTTGATGAGCTCATTGGTAAGATGCTTGTGGAGATGGTGACACCTTTGAACCTGGATGTTTCGATGAAGGTTTTTGAAGAGATACGAACTCGCCATGAGGATTTAGTGCGACTTCATCGGACAGGATTGGAACGTGCCCGTCACGAAGCTGAATTGGCTCAACGTCGTTTCATCCGGGTGAATCCCGATAATCGGTTGGTGGCCGATAGCCTTGAAAGCAGATGGAATGAAGCCCTTCGTACCGTGACCGAACTTGAAGAGAAGTACAAGTGTGTAATTGCAGAATATAAGAACGATCTGACATCTGAAAAAGTTGAGCGTATCCGAAAGCTAGCAGAAGATTTCCCGACTGTCTGGAATGATCCCCGAACCTCAGCAAAGGAACGAAAACGGATGGTTCGCCTTCTCATCGAAGACGTGACCCTTTTAAAAACTGATGTCATTCATGTAAATGTCAGATTCAAAGGGGGCGATTCCATGGAGAGGTGTGTTTCCATCCCTCCTGTGGGCTGGAAAATACACCAAACCTCAACCGAGGTCATAGAACAGATTCGGGAAATGGCACCCACAAAAACGGATAGTGAGATCACTGATGAGCTGAATC contains the following coding sequences:
- a CDS encoding recombinase family protein gives rise to the protein MRDQKITSDHLRKAAYLYVRQSSMKQVIENQESTQRQYALKNRALALGWKLDQIIVIDEDLGLSGTSVQDRKGFQRLVAEVGLANVGLVMGLEVSRLARNNTDWHHLLEICALTDTLLLDEDGLYDPGFFNDRLLLGLKGAMSEAEIHFLRARLQGGILNKAKRGELKMRLPVGFVYDDSGKTVIDPNRQVKEAVEHLFSIFKRTGSAYAVVKHFRENGLKFPAHVRSGPHEDEIVWKPLYHYRVLQVLHNPRYTGTFVFGQTKTRKNPIDGKTRTQNIPPDQWKVIIPEVFEGYISWEQYQNNQKQLANNAAAHNKDQRRSPPGSGPALIQGMVLCGKCGQRMTVRYHTRNGELVPDYVCQRQGIETATRQCQFVQGEPVDELIGKMLVEMVTPLNLDVSMKVFEEIRTRHEDLVRLHRTGLERARHEAELAQRRFIRVNPDNRLVADSLESRWNEALRTVTELEEKYKCVIAEYKNDLTSEKVERIRKLAEDFPTVWNDPRTSAKERKRMVRLLIEDVTLLKTDVIHVNVRFKGGDSMERCVSIPPVGWKIHQTSTEVIEQIREMAPTKTDSEITDELNQQQLRSSTGLSFTRRRVYMLRRDYDIAGPYEHLREQGFLTAEELADRIGVYSGTVKRWGKAGILKSRAYNDRGMALYEDPGENLPNKWAKKKSPSWRSKQLNVTESMEEVQYEV